One stretch of Malus domestica chromosome 14, GDT2T_hap1 DNA includes these proteins:
- the LOC103454192 gene encoding prolycopene isomerase, chloroplastic (The RefSeq protein has 1 substitution compared to this genomic sequence), producing MEIYQFPSRHCSTQLSSSKPRIQNHRFQQHGYQGNGVSLCGLQLGSWSSQAFGHGCSLQLGRVRPRSRKLKVLSFGHGRSSLPNDCKLSGLGLGYGKSKLFQGSHLGGSDFNRYRHGRVELGLDEVNSRNFSFVVRSSSTLSVEKEVEREGGGGKKNYDAIVIGSGIGGLVAATQLAVKGAKVLVLEKYVIPGGSSGYYERDGYTFDVGSSVMFGFSDKGNLNLITQALAAVGCEMPVIPDPTTVHYHLPDNLSVVVHREYSEFISELTNKFPHEKQGILKFYGVCWKIFNALNSLELKSLEEPIYLFGQFFQKPVECLTLAYYLPQNAGDIARKYIQDPQLLSFIDAECFIVSTVKALQTPMINASMVMCDRHYGGINYPVGGVGGIAKSLAKGLVDQGSEILYKANVTNIIVDQGRAVGVRLSDGREFFAKTIISNATRWNTFGKLIKADQVPKQEEDFQKVYVKAPSFLSIHMGVKAEVLPPETDCHHFVLEDDWTRLEEPYGSIFLSIPTVLDSSLAPEGRHILHIFTTSSIEDWEGLSRKDYEAKKELVADEIICRLENKLFPGLKSSIVFKEVGTPKTHRRYLARDKGTYGPIPRNTPKGLLGMPFNTTAIDGLYCVGDSCFPGQGVIAVSFSGVMCAHRVAADIGLEKKSPVLDAALLRLLGWLRTLA from the exons ATGGAGATTTATCAGTTTCCCAGTCGCCACTGCAGCACCCAGTTGAGTTCTTCAAAACCCAGAATTCAAAATCACAGATTTCAGCAGCATGGCTATCAGGGAAATGGCGTCAGCCTCTGTGGATTGCAATTGGGGTCTTGGAGTTCTCAAGCTTTTGGCCATGGATGTAGTTTGCAGTTGGGTAGAGTCAGACCCAGAAGCCGAAAACTCAAAGTTCTCTCCTTTGGGCATGGTAGAAGCTCACTTCCCAATGATTGCAAGCTCAGTGGATTGGGTTTAGGGTATGGCAAAAGCAAATTGTTTCAAGGGAGTCATTTGGGGGGTTCAGATTTTAGTAGGTACAGGCATGGGAGAGTGGAATTGGGGTTGGATGAGGTGAATTCGAGGAATTTTAGTTTCGTTGTGAGGTCTAGTTCGACATTGAGTGTGGAGAAAGAGGTGGAAAGGGAGGGAGGTGGCGGGAAGAAAAATTATGATGCCATTGTTATAGGGTCAGGAATTGGAGGGTTGGTTGCAGCAACACAATTGGCTGTGAAGGGTGCaaaggttttggttttggagaaGTACGTGATTCCTGGTGGGAGCTCTGGGTATTATGAGAGGGATGGTTATACTTTTGATGTTGGATCTTCTGTGATGTTTGGGTTCAGCGATAAG GGCAATTTAAATTTGATAACCCAAGCACTGGCAGCTGTAGGTTGTGAGATGCCGGTGATACCTGATCCGACTACTGTCCATTACCATCTACCTGATAATCTTTCTGTCGTAGTGCACAGAGAATACAGTGAATTTATTTCAGAACTTACTAATAAATTTCCCCATGAAAAGCAAGGGATTCTCAAATTCTATGGTGTATGTTGGAAG ATTTTCAATGCCTTGAACTCATTGGAACTGAAGTCACTTGAGGAGCCAATCTACCTTTTTGGACAGTTCTTTCAAAAGCCTGTTGAATGCTTGACACTTG CCTACTATTTGCCTCAAAATGCTGGGGATATAGCTCGCAAATACATTCAGGACCCCCAGCTGTTGTCTTTCATAGATGCAGAG TGTTTTATTGTGAGTACAGTCAAGGCTTTGCAAACACCAATGATCAATGCAAGCATG GTTATGTGTGATAGGCATTATGGTGGGATTAACTACCCTGTTGGTGGTGTTGGTGGAATTGCAAAGTCCTTAGCAAAGGGTCTGGTAGACCAGGGCAGTGAGATACTTTACAAGGCCAATGTTACTAACATCATAGTTGATCAGGGCAGAGCG GTTGGAGTAAGGCTTTCAGATGGGAgggaattctttgcaaaaaccATAATATCAAATGCTACAAGATGGAATACCTTTG GAAAACTGATAAAAGCAGACCAGGTCCCGAAACAAGAGGAAGATTTTCAGAAAGTTTATGTTAAGGCCCCATCTTTTCTTTCCATTCACATGGGGGTGAAAGCTGAGGTTTTGCCACCAGAAACAGATTGCCACCATTTTGTGCTTGAG GATGATTGGACGAGGTTAGAAGAGCCTTATGGAAGTATATTTTTAAGCATTCCAACTGTTCTTGATTCATCGTTGGCCCCAGAAGGACGCCATATTCTTCACATATTTACAACCTCTTCCATAGAGGACTGGGAG GGACTCTCTCGAAAGGACTATGAGGCAAAGAAGGAGCTTGTAGCAGATGAAATCATTTGCAGATTAGAGAATAAACTATTTCCAGGGCTCAAATCGTCCATCGTTTTTAAGGAG GTGGGAACACCAAAGACACACAGGCGGTACCTGGCTCGTGACAAGGGTACTTACGGACCAATACCACGAAATACTCCTAAGGGATTATTGGGAATGCCATTCAATACCACC GCCATAGATGGTCTTTACTGTGTTGGTGATAGCTGCTTTCCGGGACAAGGAGTTATAGCCGTATCCTTCTCAGGAGTAATGTGTGCTCATCGAGTAGCTGCTGATATTG GGCTTGAGAAGAAGTCACCAGTATTGGATGCTGCCCTCCTTCGACTACTTGGATGGTTAAGGACATTAGCGTGA